From the Rhodococcus sp. NBC_00297 genome, one window contains:
- a CDS encoding pirin family protein has protein sequence MPAVTVDNVLALPRISTPQPGSVNRPVRAVTTAPTGYEGEGFPVRRAFAGVDMKYLDPFIHMDQMGEVNYAPGEPKGTPWHPHRGFETVTYMIDGIMDHQDSHGGGGSITGGDTQWMTAGSGILHIEAPPEHLVVSGGLFHGVQLWVNLPRNNKMAAPRYQDITGREVALLSSQDGGALVRVIAGEMDGHEGPGSTYTPITLSHVTVAPGASVTLPWNARYNAIAYVLGGSGTVGTERRPVRTGQTTVYGSGDTLTFAAAEGTESMEMFVLGGEPIREPVAMAGPFVMNTKAEVLQAFEDFQSGRFGQP, from the coding sequence ATGCCCGCAGTGACCGTCGACAACGTTCTCGCGCTCCCCCGCATCTCCACGCCGCAGCCCGGCTCGGTGAACCGGCCGGTCCGCGCCGTCACCACCGCCCCCACCGGCTACGAGGGCGAGGGGTTCCCGGTCCGACGTGCCTTCGCGGGCGTCGACATGAAGTACCTCGACCCCTTCATCCACATGGACCAGATGGGCGAGGTGAACTACGCGCCGGGCGAGCCCAAGGGCACACCGTGGCACCCGCACCGCGGCTTCGAGACGGTCACCTACATGATCGACGGGATCATGGACCACCAGGACTCGCACGGCGGTGGCGGTTCCATCACCGGCGGCGACACCCAGTGGATGACCGCGGGCAGCGGCATCCTGCACATCGAGGCCCCGCCGGAGCACCTCGTCGTCTCGGGCGGGCTGTTCCACGGCGTGCAGCTGTGGGTCAACCTCCCGCGCAACAACAAGATGGCGGCGCCGCGGTACCAGGACATCACCGGCCGCGAGGTCGCTCTCCTCTCGAGCCAGGACGGCGGCGCGCTGGTGCGCGTCATCGCCGGCGAGATGGACGGCCACGAGGGACCGGGATCGACCTACACGCCGATCACGCTGTCCCATGTCACCGTCGCCCCGGGTGCCTCGGTGACCCTGCCCTGGAACGCGCGCTACAACGCCATCGCCTACGTGCTGGGCGGATCCGGCACCGTCGGCACCGAGCGGCGGCCCGTACGCACGGGTCAGACCACGGTCTACGGCTCGGGCGACACCTTGACCTTCGCCGCCGCCGAGGGCACCGAGTCGATGGAGATGTTCGTTCTCGGAGGCGAGCCGATCCGCGAGCCCGTCGCGATGGCCGGGCCGTTCGTCATGAACACCAAGGCCGAGGTGCTCCAGGCGTTCGAGGACTTCCAGTCCGGGCGGTTCGGTCAGCCCTGA
- a CDS encoding dienelactone hydrolase family protein, with amino-acid sequence MAITFTTRVPEGPIRGGVVVVQEAFGVTDHIAEVCGRFASAGWIAVAPHLFHRAGDPVVSYDDMGTAMDLIGALKAEEIDQDVDAAFDELAGYGYGPSGCAIVGFCMGGTVAFETAVRRPLGAAATFYGGGIREGRFGYPPLLDGATALRTPWHGFFGDLDTGIPVDDVDSLNAAVTDAQVDTRIARYPDAEHGFHCNDRPAVYNERAAYDAWSRTLDWFDLHVDPAGEQGRAPRG; translated from the coding sequence ATGGCCATCACTTTCACCACACGCGTCCCGGAAGGTCCGATACGAGGCGGTGTCGTCGTCGTCCAGGAGGCGTTCGGCGTGACCGACCACATCGCGGAGGTCTGCGGCCGCTTCGCCTCGGCGGGATGGATCGCCGTGGCCCCGCATCTCTTCCACCGGGCCGGTGATCCGGTGGTGTCGTACGACGACATGGGCACCGCGATGGACCTCATCGGCGCACTGAAGGCCGAGGAGATCGACCAGGACGTCGATGCCGCGTTCGACGAGTTGGCCGGGTACGGCTACGGACCGAGCGGGTGCGCGATCGTCGGGTTCTGCATGGGCGGCACCGTCGCCTTCGAGACGGCGGTGCGGCGTCCACTCGGTGCCGCGGCCACGTTCTACGGCGGCGGCATCCGCGAGGGTCGCTTCGGCTACCCGCCGCTGCTCGACGGCGCCACGGCACTGCGAACGCCGTGGCACGGGTTCTTCGGCGACCTCGACACCGGGATCCCGGTCGACGACGTCGATTCGCTGAACGCCGCCGTCACCGACGCGCAGGTGGACACTCGCATCGCCCGCTATCCCGACGCCGAGCACGGCTTCCACTGCAACGATCGACCCGCCGTCTACAACGAACGGGCCGCGTACGACGCGTGGTCGCGCACCCTCGACTGGTTCGATCTGCACGTGGATCCGGCCGGGGAACAAGGACGGGCCCCTCGCGGTTGA
- a CDS encoding UbiA family prenyltransferase, translating into MGSRLSALLVASHPGPAAAVTTFVALLSVSIGPPSAGLLVVVVVAVLSGQLIVGWTNDLIDAPRDTAVGRTDKPLAVGRLDPATVRVSVAVAAVVCVVFSMLCGVVPGAVHLVLGVGSALAYNVGLKSTVVSWLPYTVAFGSAPVVVSLTVADAMPPWWMITVGALLGFGAHLVNVLPDIADDTATGVRGLAHRLPARVVAPLAAGVLVTASIVGVVGSGALGRTGVSTVAGGAALAVVVVAAWIASTSSGRTPFRAAIVIAGVTVLVLLLPR; encoded by the coding sequence ATGGGCAGTCGACTCTCCGCTCTCCTCGTCGCCTCCCACCCCGGCCCCGCCGCCGCGGTCACGACGTTCGTCGCACTGCTGTCGGTCAGCATCGGCCCACCCTCGGCGGGGCTCCTCGTCGTCGTGGTCGTGGCGGTGCTGAGCGGGCAACTGATCGTCGGTTGGACCAACGATCTGATCGACGCCCCGCGGGACACCGCGGTCGGCCGCACGGACAAACCGCTCGCCGTCGGCCGCCTCGACCCCGCCACCGTGCGGGTGAGCGTCGCGGTCGCGGCGGTGGTCTGCGTGGTGTTCTCGATGCTGTGCGGCGTCGTCCCGGGTGCGGTGCACCTCGTGCTGGGAGTCGGGTCGGCCCTCGCCTACAACGTGGGTCTGAAATCCACCGTCGTGTCGTGGCTGCCGTACACCGTCGCGTTCGGATCGGCGCCCGTGGTCGTCTCGCTCACCGTGGCCGACGCGATGCCGCCGTGGTGGATGATCACGGTAGGGGCGCTGCTCGGCTTCGGCGCCCACCTGGTCAACGTGCTGCCCGACATCGCCGACGACACGGCGACGGGAGTCCGCGGGCTGGCACACCGACTCCCTGCTCGCGTGGTCGCTCCACTCGCCGCGGGGGTGCTCGTCACCGCATCGATCGTGGGGGTCGTGGGGAGCGGGGCTCTCGGGCGCACCGGGGTGTCGACCGTAGCGGGCGGAGCCGCTCTGGCCGTCGTGGTCGTCGCCGCATGGATCGCGTCGACGAGCAGCGGACGGACACCGTTCCGCGCGGCCATCGTCATCGCCGGCGTGACAGTGCTGGTGCTACTGCTTCCGCGCTGA
- a CDS encoding NAD(P)/FAD-dependent oxidoreductase — translation MTTTTAPHRVVVVGSGFGGLFATKALRRSDVDVTIVARTAHHLFQPLLYQVATGILSEGEIAPSTRLILKNQANAAVVLGDVTEVDLEARTVVSVNRGRVTVTSYDSLVVAAGAGQSYFGNDHFAEFAPGMKTLDDALELRGRIMNAFDAAELTTDPVERARLLTFVVVGAGPTGVEMAGQIAELSRRTLAGTFRTIDSRDARVILLDAAPKVLPPFADSLGENARRRLEKVGVEVELGAAVTDVDADGLSVRDSDGTERRIESSCKVWSAGVSASPLAAQLAAKSGAEVDRAGRVLVEADLTLPGHPEVFVVGDMMARDKLPGVAQVAIQGGRYAARCITADVRAAATDTPRPERTPFRYRDKGSMATVTRFSAVAQVGPVKITGFLAWLMWLAVHLVYIVGFKSRLTTVFNWTWTFLGRARTQLTVTQQQMHARTALGRLVVLEDARRERDAGAPAREDARAS, via the coding sequence GTGACCACCACCACAGCCCCGCACCGCGTCGTCGTCGTCGGCTCCGGATTCGGCGGCCTGTTCGCGACCAAGGCCCTGCGCCGCAGCGACGTCGACGTGACGATCGTGGCGCGCACCGCGCACCACCTCTTCCAGCCGTTGCTCTACCAGGTGGCCACCGGGATCCTCTCCGAGGGCGAGATCGCGCCCTCCACCCGTCTCATCCTCAAGAACCAGGCGAATGCCGCCGTCGTGCTCGGCGACGTCACGGAGGTGGACCTCGAGGCGCGCACCGTCGTCTCGGTCAACCGTGGCCGCGTCACCGTCACTTCGTACGACAGCCTCGTCGTCGCCGCGGGCGCCGGCCAGTCCTACTTCGGCAACGATCACTTCGCCGAGTTCGCCCCCGGCATGAAGACGCTCGACGACGCCCTCGAGCTGCGCGGGCGCATCATGAACGCGTTCGACGCCGCCGAACTCACCACCGACCCCGTCGAGCGCGCACGGCTGCTCACGTTCGTCGTCGTCGGCGCCGGCCCCACGGGTGTCGAGATGGCGGGCCAGATCGCCGAGCTCTCGCGCCGCACCCTCGCCGGAACGTTCCGCACGATCGACAGCCGCGACGCCCGCGTGATTTTGCTCGACGCGGCCCCGAAGGTGTTGCCGCCCTTCGCCGACTCGCTGGGCGAGAATGCTCGACGACGTCTCGAGAAGGTCGGCGTCGAGGTCGAGCTGGGCGCCGCGGTCACCGACGTCGACGCCGACGGATTATCTGTCCGCGACAGCGACGGCACCGAGCGCCGCATCGAGTCCTCCTGCAAGGTCTGGTCGGCCGGTGTCTCCGCGAGCCCGCTCGCGGCACAGCTCGCGGCGAAGTCCGGGGCCGAGGTGGACCGCGCGGGCCGCGTGCTCGTCGAGGCCGATCTGACACTGCCGGGCCACCCCGAGGTCTTCGTGGTCGGCGACATGATGGCGCGCGACAAGCTCCCCGGCGTCGCCCAGGTGGCGATCCAGGGCGGCCGCTACGCCGCGCGGTGCATCACTGCCGACGTCCGCGCCGCTGCCACCGACACACCGCGCCCCGAGCGCACCCCGTTCCGCTACCGGGACAAGGGCAGCATGGCGACCGTGACGCGGTTCTCGGCCGTGGCGCAGGTGGGACCCGTCAAGATCACCGGCTTCCTGGCATGGCTGATGTGGCTCGCGGTGCACCTCGTCTACATCGTCGGATTCAAGAGCCGACTCACCACCGTCTTCAACTGGACGTGGACGTTCCTCGGCCGAGCGCGCACCCAGCTGACCGTCACGCAGCAGCAGATGCACGCGCGCACGGCACTCGGCAGGCTCGTCGTGCTCGAGGACGCCCGCCGGGAGCGGGACGCGGGAGCCCCGGCACGCGAGGACGCTCGCGCCAGCTGA
- a CDS encoding lysophospholipid acyltransferase family protein has product MDRPVVALENADAVYEYYREHQQNRRVTRLAYGALAGRFRPRVRYGDGARERLRALIYDDTRFILAVNHVSETDPYTVAAAAWSSALRPVIGRTRVLAKDELFVETEPNRPRTRRIAERTSQRRRIEMMGGIPVFRSRDHGLRAVSRAGNLMMDVCAERLSRGDDLAIFPEGTCNDGDPTVLQHVGSGIGHIVARARTRGVEPRLVVMGLHYGPPPGRYRSASVHIDVPDIVLPDKPVSIARTVAEYLQVAVELSVRQY; this is encoded by the coding sequence ATGGATCGCCCCGTGGTCGCCCTCGAGAACGCCGACGCCGTGTACGAGTACTACCGGGAGCATCAGCAGAATCGACGCGTCACGCGGCTCGCCTACGGGGCTCTCGCCGGACGGTTCCGACCCCGCGTCCGGTACGGCGACGGTGCTCGCGAACGCCTCCGCGCCCTCATCTACGACGACACGCGGTTCATCCTGGCCGTGAACCACGTCAGCGAGACCGACCCGTACACGGTCGCCGCCGCCGCGTGGTCCAGCGCGCTGCGGCCCGTCATCGGCCGCACCCGCGTCCTGGCCAAGGACGAGCTGTTCGTCGAGACCGAACCGAACCGCCCGCGGACCCGCCGCATCGCCGAGCGGACGTCGCAACGACGTCGCATCGAGATGATGGGCGGCATCCCGGTGTTCCGCAGCCGCGACCACGGTCTGCGCGCCGTGTCCCGAGCCGGCAATCTCATGATGGACGTGTGTGCCGAAAGGCTATCTCGTGGTGACGATCTCGCGATCTTCCCGGAGGGCACGTGCAACGACGGTGATCCGACGGTGCTCCAGCACGTCGGGAGCGGGATCGGGCACATCGTCGCGCGCGCACGGACTCGCGGCGTCGAACCGAGGCTCGTGGTGATGGGGCTGCACTACGGACCGCCGCCTGGCAGGTACCGCTCGGCGAGCGTGCACATCGACGTGCCGGACATCGTGCTCCCCGACAAGCCGGTCTCCATCGCGCGCACCGTCGCCGAGTACCTTCAGGTGGCCGTGGAGTTGTCGGTCCGCCAGTACTGA
- a CDS encoding metallophosphoesterase, whose product MVENALNPAGEIVDTGVPAHIAANASIAEQHDWHLSNLRRHRVSRRNFLVGAAAVAAAAGVGNPGWNRVAYAQDAPLTVGGRHLSFGSDAATQLRFSAQLSRNPGLTGVFLDHGPTPALGATTSAEVRNLVSQVPRSDGGILAAEQFYVHVPVDGLTPRLPHYYRWRTADGYVSDVRSAAPALPAGRLAPFRFTMMGDQGVDETPTQPPGLKPGDYDDLYYKPDNEPSAKHAANIVRQIADSRPDFHILAGDIAYADPSGQGRTPRFVPSGGTVDKAFDKFNPYVWDGYLAAIEPSAASTPWLFATGNHDMEALYGPNGYGGHAARLDQPDNGPAGCPSVYSFVHGNVAVLSLDANDVSNEIRANTGYSGGRQTGWVESTLARYRADPAVDFIVCFFHHCAYSTTKDHASDGGVRSAWAGLFDRYHVDVVLQAHNHVFERSDPIRGGSPTRVAGDRSEVTSVSDGTVYYTVGGGGRPRYGFQDGEPESYRGNEVADTSVPNSYVVAADGSKVPESLTWSRVRFRNYSFVRADVTPGIPGITPSRMRIAAVDEYGREFDEVTFRRELPLAFGS is encoded by the coding sequence ATGGTGGAGAACGCACTGAATCCGGCCGGGGAGATCGTCGACACAGGAGTCCCCGCCCACATCGCGGCGAACGCTTCCATCGCCGAGCAGCACGACTGGCACCTGAGCAATCTCCGTCGCCATCGGGTGTCCCGTCGCAACTTCCTCGTGGGTGCGGCCGCCGTCGCCGCGGCGGCCGGGGTGGGAAACCCCGGTTGGAATCGCGTCGCCTACGCGCAGGACGCGCCGCTGACCGTCGGAGGACGGCATCTCTCCTTCGGCTCCGACGCCGCGACGCAGCTCCGGTTCTCGGCGCAGCTCTCCCGCAATCCCGGACTCACCGGGGTGTTTCTCGACCACGGTCCGACCCCGGCACTGGGCGCCACGACGTCGGCCGAGGTGCGCAACCTGGTGAGCCAGGTACCGCGGTCCGACGGCGGCATCCTGGCGGCCGAGCAGTTCTACGTGCACGTTCCGGTGGACGGGCTCACTCCGCGTCTTCCGCACTACTACCGGTGGCGCACCGCCGACGGCTACGTCAGCGATGTCCGCAGTGCCGCACCGGCTCTGCCGGCGGGCCGGCTCGCACCGTTCCGGTTCACGATGATGGGAGATCAAGGCGTCGACGAGACGCCGACGCAGCCTCCCGGCCTGAAGCCCGGTGACTACGACGATCTGTACTACAAGCCCGACAACGAGCCGTCGGCCAAGCACGCGGCGAACATCGTGCGCCAGATCGCCGACTCGCGGCCCGACTTCCACATCCTCGCGGGCGACATCGCGTACGCGGACCCGTCGGGACAGGGCCGCACTCCTCGCTTCGTACCCAGTGGCGGCACCGTCGACAAGGCCTTCGACAAGTTCAACCCGTACGTCTGGGACGGCTACCTCGCGGCGATCGAGCCGAGCGCGGCGTCGACGCCCTGGCTCTTCGCGACCGGAAATCACGACATGGAGGCGCTGTACGGGCCGAACGGGTACGGCGGCCACGCAGCTCGATTGGACCAGCCGGACAACGGCCCCGCCGGGTGCCCGTCGGTCTACTCGTTCGTCCACGGCAACGTCGCCGTGCTCTCGCTCGACGCCAACGACGTCTCGAACGAGATCCGCGCGAACACGGGCTACAGCGGCGGACGTCAGACGGGATGGGTGGAGTCGACCCTGGCGCGCTACCGGGCCGATCCGGCCGTCGACTTCATCGTCTGCTTCTTCCACCACTGCGCGTACTCGACGACGAAGGACCACGCGAGCGACGGCGGCGTCCGCAGTGCGTGGGCGGGGCTCTTCGACCGGTACCACGTCGATGTGGTGCTGCAGGCGCACAACCACGTGTTCGAGCGGTCCGATCCGATCCGCGGCGGCTCGCCGACCCGCGTCGCCGGTGACCGGTCGGAGGTCACCTCGGTCTCGGACGGCACCGTCTACTACACGGTGGGCGGCGGTGGGCGCCCGCGTTACGGGTTCCAGGACGGCGAACCCGAGAGCTACCGCGGCAACGAGGTGGCCGACACGTCGGTGCCGAACAGCTACGTCGTCGCCGCGGACGGTTCGAAGGTGCCCGAGTCGCTCACCTGGTCACGGGTGCGATTCCGCAACTACTCATTCGTCCGCGCGGACGTGACGCCCGGGATCCCCGGCATCACACCGAGTCGGATGCGCATCGCCGCGGTCGACGAGTACGGGCGGGAGTTCGACGAGGTCACCTTCCGTCGCGAGCTGCCGCTCGCGTTCGGCAGCTAG
- a CDS encoding VOC family protein, with translation MTTRLNPYLSFRDTAREAMEFYRTVFGGELTLSTFGDSGMPVEESEAGNVMHGQLDTPSGFTLMGADTPSSMEASTNGTVSLSGDDEAELRGYWDALAEGGTLGVPLETAPWGDTFGMLTDRFGIGWMVNIAGS, from the coding sequence ATGACGACCCGACTGAATCCGTACCTGTCGTTCCGGGACACGGCGCGGGAGGCGATGGAGTTCTATCGCACCGTGTTCGGCGGAGAACTCACGCTGTCGACGTTCGGTGACTCGGGCATGCCCGTCGAGGAGTCCGAGGCGGGCAACGTCATGCACGGTCAGCTCGACACCCCGAGCGGCTTCACGCTGATGGGCGCCGACACACCGTCGTCGATGGAGGCGAGCACCAACGGCACGGTGTCCCTGAGCGGCGACGACGAGGCAGAACTGCGCGGCTACTGGGACGCGCTCGCCGAGGGCGGCACCCTCGGCGTCCCGCTCGAGACGGCGCCCTGGGGCGACACCTTCGGGATGCTCACCGACCGGTTCGGGATCGGCTGGATGGTGAACATCGCCGGCAGCTAG
- a CDS encoding SDR family oxidoreductase: protein MSEQVRTAIVTGSARGIGAAVARRLAADGFGVAVVDLDEAACAGTVDAITAAGGQAIAVGANVADEQSVVSAVERIATDFGAPTVLVNNAGILRDNLLFKMSVDDWDAVLGVHLRGSFLMSREVQKHQVEAKWGRIVNLSSTSALGNRGQANYAAAKAGMQGFTKTLAIELGRYNVTVNAIAPGFIETEMTAATAERVGVPFEDFKKGAASQIPVNRIGQPEDIAHTASFFCSEGAGFVSGQVVYVAGGPKD from the coding sequence GTGAGCGAGCAGGTCAGGACAGCAATCGTCACGGGAAGTGCGCGAGGAATCGGTGCCGCCGTCGCCCGACGTCTCGCCGCGGACGGCTTCGGTGTCGCCGTCGTCGATCTCGACGAGGCGGCGTGTGCCGGCACGGTCGACGCGATCACCGCAGCCGGTGGTCAGGCCATCGCCGTCGGCGCGAACGTCGCGGACGAGCAGTCGGTCGTCTCTGCGGTCGAGCGCATCGCCACCGACTTCGGGGCGCCCACGGTGCTGGTGAACAACGCCGGCATCCTGCGCGACAATCTTCTCTTCAAGATGTCGGTCGACGACTGGGACGCCGTGCTCGGCGTGCATCTGCGCGGATCGTTCCTCATGTCCCGCGAGGTGCAGAAGCATCAGGTCGAGGCCAAGTGGGGACGCATCGTCAACCTGTCGTCCACCTCGGCGCTGGGCAACCGCGGTCAGGCCAACTACGCGGCCGCCAAGGCCGGCATGCAGGGCTTCACCAAGACCCTCGCCATCGAGCTGGGCCGCTACAACGTCACCGTCAACGCGATCGCACCCGGCTTCATCGAGACGGAGATGACGGCGGCGACGGCCGAGCGCGTCGGCGTGCCGTTCGAGGACTTCAAGAAGGGTGCCGCGTCGCAGATCCCGGTCAACCGCATCGGTCAGCCCGAGGACATCGCCCACACGGCATCCTTCTTCTGCAGTGAGGGTGCAGGATTCGTGTCCGGCCAGGTCGTGTACGTCGCGGGCGGGCCGAAAGACTGA
- a CDS encoding metallophosphoesterase family protein, which produces MKLLLLADTHVPTRARDLPAAVWDAVDAADLVVHAGDWMAPSLLDALEERSTDLLACWGNNDGDDLRARLPEVARRTVEGVRMVVTHETGAKGGREKRMDAQFPDTDLLVFGHSHIPWDTLSDNGMRLLNPGSPTDRRRQPHCTYMTLTLSGGAVSDVVVHEL; this is translated from the coding sequence GTGAAGTTGCTGCTGCTCGCCGACACCCACGTCCCCACCCGCGCGCGGGATCTGCCCGCCGCGGTGTGGGACGCGGTGGACGCGGCCGACCTGGTGGTGCACGCGGGTGACTGGATGGCGCCGTCGTTGCTGGACGCGCTCGAGGAACGGTCGACCGATCTGCTCGCCTGCTGGGGCAACAACGACGGTGACGATCTCCGTGCGCGGTTGCCGGAGGTCGCACGGCGGACGGTCGAGGGCGTACGCATGGTGGTGACGCACGAGACCGGGGCGAAGGGGGGACGGGAGAAGCGGATGGACGCGCAGTTCCCGGACACCGACCTGCTCGTGTTCGGGCACAGCCACATTCCGTGGGACACTCTGTCCGACAACGGGATGCGCCTGCTCAACCCGGGTTCGCCGACCGACCGTCGGCGGCAACCGCACTGCACCTACATGACGCTGACCCTGAGCGGCGGTGCCGTCTCGGACGTCGTGGTGCACGAGCTGTGA
- a CDS encoding RNA-binding S4 domain-containing protein has product MTRIDAWTWSVRLFKTRSAAASACRGGHVKINGSAAKPAQHVVPGDEVRIRAGGFEKIVEVTQLVNKRVGAPAAVACYIDRSPPPPPRELFAAVPVRDRGAGRPTKRDRREIDRLRAAPPSE; this is encoded by the coding sequence GTGACGCGCATCGACGCCTGGACGTGGTCGGTGCGGCTGTTCAAGACGCGCTCTGCCGCCGCGTCGGCGTGCCGCGGCGGACACGTGAAGATCAACGGCAGCGCCGCCAAGCCGGCGCAGCACGTGGTGCCCGGTGACGAGGTACGCATCCGCGCAGGGGGATTCGAGAAGATCGTCGAGGTCACTCAGCTCGTGAACAAGCGAGTGGGAGCCCCGGCCGCGGTGGCGTGCTACATCGACCGGAGCCCGCCCCCACCGCCACGGGAACTGTTCGCCGCAGTGCCCGTTCGCGATCGCGGAGCCGGGAGGCCGACGAAGCGGGACCGGCGCGAGATCGACCGGTTGCGGGCGGCACCGCCGAGCGAGTGA
- a CDS encoding acyl-CoA dehydrogenase, whose translation MAGNPSFDLFQLADEHNELREAIRALSEKEIAPYATEVDEQERFPDEALKALNASGFNAVHIPEEYGGQGADSVAACMVIEEVARVCGSSSLIPAVNKLGTMGLILSGNEELKQKVLPSIAEGEMASYGLSEREAGSDAAGMKTRAKADGDDWILNGSKAWITNAGKSTWYTVMAVTDPEKKANGISAFMVHKDDEGFSVGEKERKLGIKGSPTRELYFENCRIPGDRIIGEPGTGFKTALATLDHTRPTIGAQAVGIAQGALDAAIAYTKDRKQFGKAISTFQGVEFMLADMAMEIEAARLMVYSAAARAERGEKNLGFISAASKCFASDVAMKVTTDAVQLFGGAGYTRDFPVERMMRDAKITQIYEGTNQIQRVVMSRALLR comes from the coding sequence ATGGCCGGCAACCCCAGCTTCGACCTCTTCCAGCTCGCCGACGAGCACAACGAGCTCCGCGAGGCCATCCGCGCACTCTCCGAGAAGGAAATCGCGCCGTACGCCACCGAGGTCGACGAGCAGGAGCGCTTCCCCGACGAGGCCTTGAAGGCCCTCAACGCCTCCGGCTTCAACGCGGTGCACATTCCCGAGGAGTACGGCGGCCAGGGCGCCGACTCCGTCGCGGCCTGCATGGTGATCGAGGAGGTCGCCCGTGTGTGCGGTTCCTCCTCCCTGATCCCCGCCGTGAACAAGCTCGGCACGATGGGCCTCATCCTCAGCGGCAACGAGGAGCTCAAGCAGAAGGTGCTGCCCTCCATCGCCGAGGGCGAGATGGCCTCCTACGGACTGTCCGAGCGTGAGGCGGGCTCCGACGCCGCCGGCATGAAGACCCGCGCCAAGGCGGACGGCGACGACTGGATCCTGAACGGCTCGAAGGCGTGGATCACCAACGCCGGCAAGTCGACCTGGTACACCGTCATGGCCGTCACCGATCCCGAGAAGAAGGCCAACGGCATCTCGGCGTTCATGGTGCACAAGGACGACGAGGGCTTCTCGGTCGGCGAGAAGGAGCGCAAGCTCGGCATCAAGGGCAGCCCCACCCGCGAGCTGTACTTCGAGAACTGCCGCATCCCCGGAGACCGCATCATCGGTGAGCCCGGTACCGGCTTCAAGACGGCACTCGCGACGCTCGACCACACCCGTCCCACCATCGGCGCGCAGGCCGTCGGCATCGCGCAGGGCGCTCTCGACGCGGCCATCGCGTACACCAAGGACCGCAAGCAGTTCGGCAAGGCCATCAGCACGTTCCAGGGCGTCGAGTTCATGCTCGCCGACATGGCGATGGAGATCGAGGCGGCCCGCCTCATGGTGTACTCGGCAGCCGCTCGCGCCGAGCGCGGCGAGAAGAACCTCGGCTTCATCTCCGCCGCCTCCAAGTGCTTCGCCTCGGACGTCGCCATGAAGGTGACCACCGATGCGGTGCAGCTCTTCGGTGGCGCCGGCTACACGCGCGACTTCCCTGTCGAGCGCATGATGCGTGACGCCAAGATCACGCAGATCTACGAGGGCACCAACCAGATTCAGCGCGTCGTCATGTCGCGCGCACTGCTGCGCTGA